A DNA window from Gorilla gorilla gorilla isolate KB3781 chromosome 6, NHGRI_mGorGor1-v2.1_pri, whole genome shotgun sequence contains the following coding sequences:
- the LOC101148271 gene encoding uncharacterized protein: MHLSRGPQPLSHGALGSHTAGGGTIQFQENKLNTPTDSTLCRFFRPSICLTVDPPSQAPNLSAAFTHPAPACQWPLQAHGAHSSQQPFQAQLFPSGGLSGLRTSSSRPLQTHLHPPGVLSGRSSSSWLRLQARLLPLNNLFGLSAYPSPGVLRRPTASSSQAPQAQVRPHGGLSTMSSCPPMAPAGPKWSPVGGLLHAKLGPPGDLCRPKLS; this comes from the exons atgcacttgagcaggggtccccaacccctgagccatggagccctagggagccacacagcaggag gtgggaccatccagtttcaggaaaacaagcttaatacgcccactgattctacattatg cagattcttcaggcccagcatctgcctcactgtggaccccccaagccaagctcccaacctttcagcagcttttacacacccagctcccgcctgccagtggcctcttcaggcccatggggctcattcctcacaacagcctttccaggcccagcttttcccttccggcggcctctctgggctgagaacctcctcaagtcggcctctccagacccacttgcacccTCCGGGCGTCCTCTCTGGGcgaagctcctcttcctggctgcgtctccaggcccgactcctgcctctcaacaacctctttggactcagtgcctacccatctcctggcgtccttcgtcggcccacagcttcctcaagccaagctccccaggcccaggtcaggcctcacggtggcctctccacgatgagctcctgccctcccatggcacctgcaggccccaaatggtctccggtcggtgggctcctccacgccaagcttgggcctcccggcgacctctgcaggcccaagttgtcctga